One Cicer arietinum cultivar CDC Frontier isolate Library 1 chromosome 8, Cicar.CDCFrontier_v2.0, whole genome shotgun sequence DNA segment encodes these proteins:
- the LOC101490038 gene encoding uncharacterized protein, whose product MQMEADQKVSDYFSKLTAIVNHMRTLGENITDQMLVEKVLRSLSPKFDFIVVAIQEAKDVKNMKIEELQNSLEAHELLVLDRSYERSVQQAFQVQTSKKEGYHNDFKKKGKSKANWSNNGKNKIEDKAESSRRRGFGRSQNKRRDFDKSKVQCFNCDKHGHFVDECWFKKDQKIDEEANLAHGDNSSTVLMMATTSDAKIKNEE is encoded by the coding sequence ATGCAGATGGAAGCAGATCAAAAAGTAAGTGATTACTTCTCAAAATTAACAGCCATTGTCAACCATATGAGAACACTTGGGGAGAACATTACAGATCAAATGTTAGTAGAAAAGGTGCTGAGATCTTTAAGTCCAAAGTTTGATTTCATAGTTGTAGCTattcaagaagcaaaggatgtgaaaaatatgaaaatcgAAGAACTGCAAAATTCACTAGAAGCACATGAGCTGTTGGTGCTTGATAGAAGTTATGAAAGATCAGTTCAACAAGCATTTCAAGTTCAAACTTCCAAGAAGGAGGGATATCATAATGATTTCAAGAAGAAGGGAAAAAGCAAAGCAAATTGGTCCAACAATGGAAAGAATAAGATTGAAGACAAAGCTGAATCTTCAAGAAGAAGAGGTTTTGGCAGAAGCCAGAACAAGAGGAGGGATTTTGACAAAAGTAAGGTACAATGCTTCAACTGTGACAAGCATGGGCACTTTGTTGATGAATGTTGGTTCAAGAAAGATCAAAAGATTGATGAAGAAGCGAATCTGGCTCATGGAGATAATTCCAGCACAGTGTTGATGATGGCTACTACCAGTGATGCAAAGATTAAGAATGAAGAGTAG